A stretch of Gambusia affinis linkage group LG10, SWU_Gaff_1.0, whole genome shotgun sequence DNA encodes these proteins:
- the LOC122839083 gene encoding torsin-1A-interacting protein 2-like isoform X9: MESPPGYQQPEGSADPSAELSGTPTEKETTESSIDDVASVKCDVDPDKDDSLQNEDKTSGPQANDESRDNSSNREKSTDEHPSPSVTTGNNTGTPTEKETTESSIDDVASVKCGADSDEGNSFPAVDKSSGQQANDESQDNSSSREKLIGEHRSVTTAKSEEVDHPPEMDKRIGYQAQDKRQGYSKGDPSENEKPVDTTPDECANQNLLRTSAVSQKERPNEEIEEQKKKMSKIEDVGPTPTQTELREETGILGGGMKLLVGVAIVALVAIVAQYHLQSESQPQKTDWQQVDVFLKEMKKVKERFPSQRAELWSRSEIHLKRHLQTSQPAEPVSLILTSGVRAEKTMRCLAQGVASAFSTARNASVLHIDGAGKASQDSDQVKLDIDRKLQGAFEGDKPVAVIHRLEELPPGSTLIFYRYCDHENAAYKKTFLIFTVLLGDEEEIPAEMRLSIVEEMVDDYLQKKFLSHGHPVSFDRMDLNKYGGLWSRISHLILPVAAEDRIEHEGC; encoded by the exons ATGGAATCACCACCAGGCTATCAACAGCCAGAAGGCTCTGCAGATCCCTCTGCTGAACTGTCAG GAACACCTACAGAGAAGGAGACTACAGAGAGCTCTATTGATGACGTAGCATCAGTTAAATGTG acgTGGATCCAGATAAAGATGATAGCTTACAGAATGAGGACAAGACCTCTGGCCCACAAGCCAATGATGAAAGTCGAGATAACTCATCAAATAGAGAGAAATCAACTGATGAACATCCGAGTCCGAGTGTTACTACAG GCAATAATACAGGAACACCTACAGAGAAAGAGACTACAGAGAGCTCTATTGATGACGTAGCATCAGTTAAATGTG gtgcAGATTCAGATGAAGGCAATAGCTTTCCAGCTGTGGACAAGAGCTCTGGCCAACAAGCCAATGATGAAAGTCAAGATAACTCATCAAGTAGAGAGAAATTAATTGGTGAACATCGGAGTGTTACTACAG CAAAATCAGAAGAAGTCGATCACCCTCCAGAAATGGACAAGAGAATCGGTTATCAAGCCCAGGACAAACGACAAGGTTATTCCAAAGGAGATCcatcagaaaatgagaaaccaGTCGACACAACACCTGACGAATGTGCCAATCAAA ATTTGTTAAGAACCTCAGCAGTGTCTCAAAAGGAACGTCCAAATGAAGAAATagaagaacagaagaaaaagatgagCAAAATAGAAGATGTTGGTCCAACCCCTACACAAACTGAACTTAGAGAAGAAACTGGAATCCTTGGAG GAGGCATGAAACTATTGGTAGGAGTGGCTATAGTGGCTCTTGTTGCCATCGTGGCGCAGTATCACCTCCAATCTGAATCTCAACCTCAGAAGACTGATTGGCAACAGGTAGATGTCTTCCTCAAGGAgatgaaaaaagtgaaagagaGGTTTCCCAGTCAGCGTGCCGAGCTCTGGAGCAGGAGTGAAATCCACCTGAAGAGGCACCTCCAGACGAGCCAACCCGCTGAGCCCGTCAGCCTGATCCTGACATCAGGCGTCAGAGCCGAGAAGACCATGCGATGCCTGGCTCAGGGTGTGGCCTCCGCCTTCTCCACCGCCCGCAACGCTTCCGTCCTCCACATTGACGGGGCGGGCAAAGCCAGCCAAGACAGCGACCAGGTCAAACTGGACATTGACAGAAAGCTGCAAGGAGCTTTCGAGGGAGACAAGCCCGTAGCGGTGATTCACCGCCTGGAAGAGCTGCCTCCGGGCTCCACGCTCATCTTCTACCGCTACTGCGATCACGAGAACGCCGCCTATAAGAAGACTTTTCTGATCTTCACAGTGTTGCTGGGTGACGAAGAGGAGATCCCGGCCGAGATGCGCTTGAGCATCGTGGAGGAGATGGTGGACGACTACCTGCAGAAGAAGTTTCTGTCTCACGGTCACCCGGTATCTTTCGACAGGATGGATCTCAACAAGTACGGTGGACTGTGGAGCCGCATTTCCCACCTCATCCTGCCGGTGGCGGCGGAGGACAGAATAGAGCATGAAGGATGCTAG
- the LOC122839083 gene encoding torsin-1A-interacting protein 2-like isoform X11 — MESPPGYQQPEGSADPSAELSGTPTEKETTESSIDDVASVKCDKDDSLQNEDKTSGPQANDESRDNSSNREKSTDEHPSPSVTTGTPTEKETTESSIDDVASVKCGADSDEGNSFPAVDKSSGQQANDESQDNSSSREKLIGEHRSVTTAKSEEVDHPPEMDKRIGYQAQDKRQGYSKGDPSENEKPVDTTPDECANQNLLRTSAVSQKERPNEEIEEQKKKMSKIEDVGPTPTQTELREETGILGGGMKLLVGVAIVALVAIVAQYHLQSESQPQKTDWQQVDVFLKEMKKVKERFPSQRAELWSRSEIHLKRHLQTSQPAEPVSLILTSGVRAEKTMRCLAQGVASAFSTARNASVLHIDGAGKASQDSDQVKLDIDRKLQGAFEGDKPVAVIHRLEELPPGSTLIFYRYCDHENAAYKKTFLIFTVLLGDEEEIPAEMRLSIVEEMVDDYLQKKFLSHGHPVSFDRMDLNKYGGLWSRISHLILPVAAEDRIEHEGC; from the exons ATGGAATCACCACCAGGCTATCAACAGCCAGAAGGCTCTGCAGATCCCTCTGCTGAACTGTCAG GAACACCTACAGAGAAGGAGACTACAGAGAGCTCTATTGATGACGTAGCATCAGTTAAATGTG ATAAAGATGATAGCTTACAGAATGAGGACAAGACCTCTGGCCCACAAGCCAATGATGAAAGTCGAGATAACTCATCAAATAGAGAGAAATCAACTGATGAACATCCGAGTCCGAGTGTTACTACAG GAACACCTACAGAGAAAGAGACTACAGAGAGCTCTATTGATGACGTAGCATCAGTTAAATGTG gtgcAGATTCAGATGAAGGCAATAGCTTTCCAGCTGTGGACAAGAGCTCTGGCCAACAAGCCAATGATGAAAGTCAAGATAACTCATCAAGTAGAGAGAAATTAATTGGTGAACATCGGAGTGTTACTACAG CAAAATCAGAAGAAGTCGATCACCCTCCAGAAATGGACAAGAGAATCGGTTATCAAGCCCAGGACAAACGACAAGGTTATTCCAAAGGAGATCcatcagaaaatgagaaaccaGTCGACACAACACCTGACGAATGTGCCAATCAAA ATTTGTTAAGAACCTCAGCAGTGTCTCAAAAGGAACGTCCAAATGAAGAAATagaagaacagaagaaaaagatgagCAAAATAGAAGATGTTGGTCCAACCCCTACACAAACTGAACTTAGAGAAGAAACTGGAATCCTTGGAG GAGGCATGAAACTATTGGTAGGAGTGGCTATAGTGGCTCTTGTTGCCATCGTGGCGCAGTATCACCTCCAATCTGAATCTCAACCTCAGAAGACTGATTGGCAACAGGTAGATGTCTTCCTCAAGGAgatgaaaaaagtgaaagagaGGTTTCCCAGTCAGCGTGCCGAGCTCTGGAGCAGGAGTGAAATCCACCTGAAGAGGCACCTCCAGACGAGCCAACCCGCTGAGCCCGTCAGCCTGATCCTGACATCAGGCGTCAGAGCCGAGAAGACCATGCGATGCCTGGCTCAGGGTGTGGCCTCCGCCTTCTCCACCGCCCGCAACGCTTCCGTCCTCCACATTGACGGGGCGGGCAAAGCCAGCCAAGACAGCGACCAGGTCAAACTGGACATTGACAGAAAGCTGCAAGGAGCTTTCGAGGGAGACAAGCCCGTAGCGGTGATTCACCGCCTGGAAGAGCTGCCTCCGGGCTCCACGCTCATCTTCTACCGCTACTGCGATCACGAGAACGCCGCCTATAAGAAGACTTTTCTGATCTTCACAGTGTTGCTGGGTGACGAAGAGGAGATCCCGGCCGAGATGCGCTTGAGCATCGTGGAGGAGATGGTGGACGACTACCTGCAGAAGAAGTTTCTGTCTCACGGTCACCCGGTATCTTTCGACAGGATGGATCTCAACAAGTACGGTGGACTGTGGAGCCGCATTTCCCACCTCATCCTGCCGGTGGCGGCGGAGGACAGAATAGAGCATGAAGGATGCTAG
- the LOC122839083 gene encoding torsin-1A-interacting protein 2-like isoform X3 translates to MESPPGYQQPEGSADPSAELSAKPTGEDTGHSSDDVELVDKDDSLQNEDKTSGPQANDESRDNSSSREKSTDEHPSPSVTTGTPTEKETTESSIDDVASVKCDVDPDKDDSLQNEDKTSGPQANDESRDNSSNREKSTDEHPSPSVTTGTPTEKETTESSIDDVASVKCGADSDEGNSFPAVDKSSGQQANDESQDNSSSREKLIGEHRSVTTAKSEEVDHPPEMDKRIGYQAQDKRQGYSKGDPSENEKPVDTTPDECANQNLLRTSAVSQKERPNEEIEEQKKKMSKIEDVGPTPTQTELREETGILGGGMKLLVGVAIVALVAIVAQYHLQSESQPQKTDWQQVDVFLKEMKKVKERFPSQRAELWSRSEIHLKRHLQTSQPAEPVSLILTSGVRAEKTMRCLAQGVASAFSTARNASVLHIDGAGKASQDSDQVKLDIDRKLQGAFEGDKPVAVIHRLEELPPGSTLIFYRYCDHENAAYKKTFLIFTVLLGDEEEIPAEMRLSIVEEMVDDYLQKKFLSHGHPVSFDRMDLNKYGGLWSRISHLILPVAAEDRIEHEGC, encoded by the exons ATGGAATCACCACCAGGCTATCAACAGCCAGAAGGCTCTGCAGATCCCTCTGCTGAACTGTCAG CTAAACCTACAGGTGAGGATACAGGGCACTCTTCTGATGATGTAGAATTAGTAG ATAAAGATGATAGCTTACAGAATGAGGACAAGACCTCTGGCCCACAAGCCAATGATGAAAGTCGAGATAACTCATCAAGTAGAGAGAAATCAACTGATGAACATCCGAGTCCGAGTGTTACTACTG GAACACCTACAGAGAAGGAGACTACAGAGAGCTCTATTGATGACGTAGCATCAGTTAAATGTG acgTGGATCCAGATAAAGATGATAGCTTACAGAATGAGGACAAGACCTCTGGCCCACAAGCCAATGATGAAAGTCGAGATAACTCATCAAATAGAGAGAAATCAACTGATGAACATCCGAGTCCGAGTGTTACTACAG GAACACCTACAGAGAAAGAGACTACAGAGAGCTCTATTGATGACGTAGCATCAGTTAAATGTG gtgcAGATTCAGATGAAGGCAATAGCTTTCCAGCTGTGGACAAGAGCTCTGGCCAACAAGCCAATGATGAAAGTCAAGATAACTCATCAAGTAGAGAGAAATTAATTGGTGAACATCGGAGTGTTACTACAG CAAAATCAGAAGAAGTCGATCACCCTCCAGAAATGGACAAGAGAATCGGTTATCAAGCCCAGGACAAACGACAAGGTTATTCCAAAGGAGATCcatcagaaaatgagaaaccaGTCGACACAACACCTGACGAATGTGCCAATCAAA ATTTGTTAAGAACCTCAGCAGTGTCTCAAAAGGAACGTCCAAATGAAGAAATagaagaacagaagaaaaagatgagCAAAATAGAAGATGTTGGTCCAACCCCTACACAAACTGAACTTAGAGAAGAAACTGGAATCCTTGGAG GAGGCATGAAACTATTGGTAGGAGTGGCTATAGTGGCTCTTGTTGCCATCGTGGCGCAGTATCACCTCCAATCTGAATCTCAACCTCAGAAGACTGATTGGCAACAGGTAGATGTCTTCCTCAAGGAgatgaaaaaagtgaaagagaGGTTTCCCAGTCAGCGTGCCGAGCTCTGGAGCAGGAGTGAAATCCACCTGAAGAGGCACCTCCAGACGAGCCAACCCGCTGAGCCCGTCAGCCTGATCCTGACATCAGGCGTCAGAGCCGAGAAGACCATGCGATGCCTGGCTCAGGGTGTGGCCTCCGCCTTCTCCACCGCCCGCAACGCTTCCGTCCTCCACATTGACGGGGCGGGCAAAGCCAGCCAAGACAGCGACCAGGTCAAACTGGACATTGACAGAAAGCTGCAAGGAGCTTTCGAGGGAGACAAGCCCGTAGCGGTGATTCACCGCCTGGAAGAGCTGCCTCCGGGCTCCACGCTCATCTTCTACCGCTACTGCGATCACGAGAACGCCGCCTATAAGAAGACTTTTCTGATCTTCACAGTGTTGCTGGGTGACGAAGAGGAGATCCCGGCCGAGATGCGCTTGAGCATCGTGGAGGAGATGGTGGACGACTACCTGCAGAAGAAGTTTCTGTCTCACGGTCACCCGGTATCTTTCGACAGGATGGATCTCAACAAGTACGGTGGACTGTGGAGCCGCATTTCCCACCTCATCCTGCCGGTGGCGGCGGAGGACAGAATAGAGCATGAAGGATGCTAG
- the LOC122839083 gene encoding torsin-1A-interacting protein 2-like isoform X8 — MESPPGYQQPEGSADPSAELSAKPTGTPTEKETTESSIDDVASVKCDKDDSLQNEDKTSGPQANDESRDNSSNREKSTDEHPSPSVTTGNNTGTPTEKETTESSIDDVASVKCGADSDEGNSFPAVDKSSGQQANDESQDNSSSREKLIGEHRSVTTAKSEEVDHPPEMDKRIGYQAQDKRQGYSKGDPSENEKPVDTTPDECANQNLLRTSAVSQKERPNEEIEEQKKKMSKIEDVGPTPTQTELREETGILGGGMKLLVGVAIVALVAIVAQYHLQSESQPQKTDWQQVDVFLKEMKKVKERFPSQRAELWSRSEIHLKRHLQTSQPAEPVSLILTSGVRAEKTMRCLAQGVASAFSTARNASVLHIDGAGKASQDSDQVKLDIDRKLQGAFEGDKPVAVIHRLEELPPGSTLIFYRYCDHENAAYKKTFLIFTVLLGDEEEIPAEMRLSIVEEMVDDYLQKKFLSHGHPVSFDRMDLNKYGGLWSRISHLILPVAAEDRIEHEGC; from the exons ATGGAATCACCACCAGGCTATCAACAGCCAGAAGGCTCTGCAGATCCCTCTGCTGAACTGTCAG CTAAACCTACAG GAACACCTACAGAGAAGGAGACTACAGAGAGCTCTATTGATGACGTAGCATCAGTTAAATGTG ATAAAGATGATAGCTTACAGAATGAGGACAAGACCTCTGGCCCACAAGCCAATGATGAAAGTCGAGATAACTCATCAAATAGAGAGAAATCAACTGATGAACATCCGAGTCCGAGTGTTACTACAG GCAATAATACAGGAACACCTACAGAGAAAGAGACTACAGAGAGCTCTATTGATGACGTAGCATCAGTTAAATGTG gtgcAGATTCAGATGAAGGCAATAGCTTTCCAGCTGTGGACAAGAGCTCTGGCCAACAAGCCAATGATGAAAGTCAAGATAACTCATCAAGTAGAGAGAAATTAATTGGTGAACATCGGAGTGTTACTACAG CAAAATCAGAAGAAGTCGATCACCCTCCAGAAATGGACAAGAGAATCGGTTATCAAGCCCAGGACAAACGACAAGGTTATTCCAAAGGAGATCcatcagaaaatgagaaaccaGTCGACACAACACCTGACGAATGTGCCAATCAAA ATTTGTTAAGAACCTCAGCAGTGTCTCAAAAGGAACGTCCAAATGAAGAAATagaagaacagaagaaaaagatgagCAAAATAGAAGATGTTGGTCCAACCCCTACACAAACTGAACTTAGAGAAGAAACTGGAATCCTTGGAG GAGGCATGAAACTATTGGTAGGAGTGGCTATAGTGGCTCTTGTTGCCATCGTGGCGCAGTATCACCTCCAATCTGAATCTCAACCTCAGAAGACTGATTGGCAACAGGTAGATGTCTTCCTCAAGGAgatgaaaaaagtgaaagagaGGTTTCCCAGTCAGCGTGCCGAGCTCTGGAGCAGGAGTGAAATCCACCTGAAGAGGCACCTCCAGACGAGCCAACCCGCTGAGCCCGTCAGCCTGATCCTGACATCAGGCGTCAGAGCCGAGAAGACCATGCGATGCCTGGCTCAGGGTGTGGCCTCCGCCTTCTCCACCGCCCGCAACGCTTCCGTCCTCCACATTGACGGGGCGGGCAAAGCCAGCCAAGACAGCGACCAGGTCAAACTGGACATTGACAGAAAGCTGCAAGGAGCTTTCGAGGGAGACAAGCCCGTAGCGGTGATTCACCGCCTGGAAGAGCTGCCTCCGGGCTCCACGCTCATCTTCTACCGCTACTGCGATCACGAGAACGCCGCCTATAAGAAGACTTTTCTGATCTTCACAGTGTTGCTGGGTGACGAAGAGGAGATCCCGGCCGAGATGCGCTTGAGCATCGTGGAGGAGATGGTGGACGACTACCTGCAGAAGAAGTTTCTGTCTCACGGTCACCCGGTATCTTTCGACAGGATGGATCTCAACAAGTACGGTGGACTGTGGAGCCGCATTTCCCACCTCATCCTGCCGGTGGCGGCGGAGGACAGAATAGAGCATGAAGGATGCTAG
- the LOC122839083 gene encoding torsin-1A-interacting protein 2-like isoform X7, translated as MESPPGYQQPEGSADPSAELSAKPTGTPTEKETTESSIDDVASVKCDVDPDKDDSLQNEDKTSGPQANDESRDNSSNREKSTDEHPSPSVTTGNNTGTPTEKETTESSIDDVASVKCGADSDEGNSFPAVDKSSGQQANDESQDNSSSREKLIGEHRSVTTAKSEEVDHPPEMDKRIGYQAQDKRQGYSKGDPSENEKPVDTTPDECANQNLLRTSAVSQKERPNEEIEEQKKKMSKIEDVGPTPTQTELREETGILGGGMKLLVGVAIVALVAIVAQYHLQSESQPQKTDWQQVDVFLKEMKKVKERFPSQRAELWSRSEIHLKRHLQTSQPAEPVSLILTSGVRAEKTMRCLAQGVASAFSTARNASVLHIDGAGKASQDSDQVKLDIDRKLQGAFEGDKPVAVIHRLEELPPGSTLIFYRYCDHENAAYKKTFLIFTVLLGDEEEIPAEMRLSIVEEMVDDYLQKKFLSHGHPVSFDRMDLNKYGGLWSRISHLILPVAAEDRIEHEGC; from the exons ATGGAATCACCACCAGGCTATCAACAGCCAGAAGGCTCTGCAGATCCCTCTGCTGAACTGTCAG CTAAACCTACAG GAACACCTACAGAGAAGGAGACTACAGAGAGCTCTATTGATGACGTAGCATCAGTTAAATGTG acgTGGATCCAGATAAAGATGATAGCTTACAGAATGAGGACAAGACCTCTGGCCCACAAGCCAATGATGAAAGTCGAGATAACTCATCAAATAGAGAGAAATCAACTGATGAACATCCGAGTCCGAGTGTTACTACAG GCAATAATACAGGAACACCTACAGAGAAAGAGACTACAGAGAGCTCTATTGATGACGTAGCATCAGTTAAATGTG gtgcAGATTCAGATGAAGGCAATAGCTTTCCAGCTGTGGACAAGAGCTCTGGCCAACAAGCCAATGATGAAAGTCAAGATAACTCATCAAGTAGAGAGAAATTAATTGGTGAACATCGGAGTGTTACTACAG CAAAATCAGAAGAAGTCGATCACCCTCCAGAAATGGACAAGAGAATCGGTTATCAAGCCCAGGACAAACGACAAGGTTATTCCAAAGGAGATCcatcagaaaatgagaaaccaGTCGACACAACACCTGACGAATGTGCCAATCAAA ATTTGTTAAGAACCTCAGCAGTGTCTCAAAAGGAACGTCCAAATGAAGAAATagaagaacagaagaaaaagatgagCAAAATAGAAGATGTTGGTCCAACCCCTACACAAACTGAACTTAGAGAAGAAACTGGAATCCTTGGAG GAGGCATGAAACTATTGGTAGGAGTGGCTATAGTGGCTCTTGTTGCCATCGTGGCGCAGTATCACCTCCAATCTGAATCTCAACCTCAGAAGACTGATTGGCAACAGGTAGATGTCTTCCTCAAGGAgatgaaaaaagtgaaagagaGGTTTCCCAGTCAGCGTGCCGAGCTCTGGAGCAGGAGTGAAATCCACCTGAAGAGGCACCTCCAGACGAGCCAACCCGCTGAGCCCGTCAGCCTGATCCTGACATCAGGCGTCAGAGCCGAGAAGACCATGCGATGCCTGGCTCAGGGTGTGGCCTCCGCCTTCTCCACCGCCCGCAACGCTTCCGTCCTCCACATTGACGGGGCGGGCAAAGCCAGCCAAGACAGCGACCAGGTCAAACTGGACATTGACAGAAAGCTGCAAGGAGCTTTCGAGGGAGACAAGCCCGTAGCGGTGATTCACCGCCTGGAAGAGCTGCCTCCGGGCTCCACGCTCATCTTCTACCGCTACTGCGATCACGAGAACGCCGCCTATAAGAAGACTTTTCTGATCTTCACAGTGTTGCTGGGTGACGAAGAGGAGATCCCGGCCGAGATGCGCTTGAGCATCGTGGAGGAGATGGTGGACGACTACCTGCAGAAGAAGTTTCTGTCTCACGGTCACCCGGTATCTTTCGACAGGATGGATCTCAACAAGTACGGTGGACTGTGGAGCCGCATTTCCCACCTCATCCTGCCGGTGGCGGCGGAGGACAGAATAGAGCATGAAGGATGCTAG